In the Blastocatellia bacterium genome, GGTGGAGCTGGCCAAGAAAATCTTTGAAGATTTCCGGAACACGACGGTGATGCTCATCGGAGCCGGGGAGATGGCGGAGCTGGCCGTTCAGCATCTGGTCTCCGATGGGGTCGGTCAGATCCTCATCTGCAATCGCACACCGGAACGGGCGCGCGAGCTGGCGGTGCGATTCCAGGCCGAAGCCGTCCCCTTCGAGGAGATGACGCAGCATCTGGCTCGGGCCGATATTCTCCTCTGTTCGGTCGCCGCTCCGGAGTACGTCGTCCGCCGCGACCAGATCGCTCAGGCGATGGACGTGCGACGCCATCGCCCGCTCTTTCTCATTGACATCTCCGTTCCACGAACCGTTGATCCGCAGATTCAAGACCTGGAGAACGTCTTTCTCTACGATATTGATGATCTCAACCAGGTCGTGCGGTCGAATCTCGAGCGGCGGGAACGCGAGGCGGCTCGCGCCGAGGTGATCATTGACGAAGCGGTCACCGAGTTCATGAAATCCCTGCGCAGCCTCGAAGTCGGCCCGCTCATCGCCGCCTTTCGGCATCGGCTTCAGGACATCGCCTACGGGGAATTCCAGCGGCACCGCCGGCGGCTCGGCGCGCTCACCCCGGAGCAGGAGAAAGTCATCAAGCACATGCTCGACAGCATCGTCAACAAATTCGCTCATCCGGCGATCACCAAGTTTCATCAAATTGCCCGGGGAGATTCGTCGGACCTCGACCCGGCATTGCTCGCCTTCTGGCACGAGGCATTTCGTCTCGGCGAGAAAGTCGAGTCCACTCGTCCGCCGGAAAAGGATTCGAC is a window encoding:
- the hemA gene encoding glutamyl-tRNA reductase — translated: MSILLVGLNHKTAPVELREQLAFSEAELPTVLPLLVDGDILAEGLLISTCNRVEVVAVTRSDVNRAVESVKAFLSNYRRLPITEYAHALYRYVDREAVRHLFRVASGLDSLVVGEPQILGQVKEAYAAAVRAGTVGPILTRLLQRTLHVAKRVRTETAIGASAVSVSSAAVELAKKIFEDFRNTTVMLIGAGEMAELAVQHLVSDGVGQILICNRTPERARELAVRFQAEAVPFEEMTQHLARADILLCSVAAPEYVVRRDQIAQAMDVRRHRPLFLIDISVPRTVDPQIQDLENVFLYDIDDLNQVVRSNLERREREAARAEVIIDEAVTEFMKSLRSLEVGPLIAAFRHRLQDIAYGEFQRHRRRLGALTPEQEKVIKHMLDSIVNKFAHPAITKFHQIARGDSSDLDPALLAFWHEAFRLGEKVESTRPPEKDSTEL